The following are from one region of the Sphingomonas oryzagri genome:
- a CDS encoding enoyl-CoA hydratase produces MDALVEPTVEPITYETDEPVLYRTEGPVAWIMLNRPAFHHAQNGQMTYALDAAFERAAADDAIKVVVLGAGGKHFSAGHDIGTPGRDIHAPAAQRRTLWYDHSNKPGAERTYAREQEIYLGLCRRWRDLPKPTIAMVQGACIAGGLMLAWVCDLIVASDDAFFQDPVVKMGIPGVEYFAHGYELPPRIAKEMLLLGERMPAERAYQLGMVNRIVPRDALEAEVRAMAEKMAGLPRMALALTKQAVNHVEDAAGKRTVMDAVFHMHHFAHAQNDLVMGDGLAGNTGRSMAERGRG; encoded by the coding sequence ATGGACGCGCTCGTCGAACCGACCGTCGAACCGATCACCTACGAGACCGACGAGCCGGTGCTGTACCGCACCGAAGGCCCGGTCGCGTGGATCATGCTGAACCGCCCGGCGTTCCACCATGCCCAGAACGGCCAGATGACCTATGCGCTGGACGCCGCGTTCGAGCGCGCGGCGGCGGACGATGCGATCAAGGTCGTGGTGCTCGGCGCGGGCGGCAAGCATTTCTCGGCAGGCCATGACATCGGCACGCCGGGCCGCGACATCCACGCGCCGGCCGCGCAGCGCCGCACGCTCTGGTACGATCACAGCAACAAGCCTGGCGCCGAGCGCACCTATGCGCGCGAGCAGGAGATCTATCTCGGCCTCTGCCGACGCTGGCGCGATCTGCCCAAGCCGACCATCGCGATGGTGCAGGGCGCCTGCATCGCGGGCGGGTTGATGCTCGCCTGGGTGTGCGATCTGATCGTCGCATCGGACGACGCCTTCTTTCAGGATCCGGTGGTCAAGATGGGCATACCGGGTGTCGAATATTTCGCCCACGGCTACGAACTGCCGCCGCGTATCGCCAAGGAGATGCTGCTGCTCGGCGAGCGGATGCCGGCGGAGCGCGCCTACCAGCTCGGCATGGTTAACCGCATCGTGCCGCGCGACGCGCTGGAGGCCGAGGTGCGCGCGATGGCCGAGAAGATGGCGGGCCTGCCGCGCATGGCGCTGGCGCTCACCAAGCAGGCGGTCAACCATGTCGAGGATGCGGCGGGCAAGCGCACCGTGATGGACGCGGTCTTCCACATGCACCACTTCGCCCATGCGCAGAACGATCTGGTGATGGGCGACGGGCTGGCCGGCAATACCGGCCGTTCGATGGCGGAGCGCGGGCGCGGCTGA
- a CDS encoding MFS transporter, which yields MHATVGLDRDDGPAVRDGAGSAAYRWYVAIFLTVASTMSVIDRQVLALMIGPVKRDLGVSDSMMGLLGGLAFTLFYTILTLPMAWWADRGSRRRIVIGAVAFWSAATIACGLAASYGQLFFARMCVGVGEAALIPTSVSLLADYFDRKRLPMALGLFAAAPLLGVGIANMAGGLVVDRLEAMGRVALPLIGTVQPWQAMFVMVGVPGIVLALIGFSVAEPPRTGQAVQGEGGIPMRAVLDLLRRRGAFLALMFIAYTALAMQGWGLFFWIVELLVRDHHVSRATAGFDFGILALVMGGAGSWIAGLLSGRMMRAGRPDATLRLVLVASLALIPLGIAAPLVPGYGLALLLFAGATFFMGWPNGLGNSALASVVPNELRGRIIALYLVVVNFLSFTLGPLLGGLIGDHVFAGRSLGLTLATMAAVNYPIGAVCIWLSLGHFRRALDEAAAWREEQA from the coding sequence ATGCACGCGACGGTCGGCCTCGATCGCGACGATGGGCCGGCGGTGCGGGATGGCGCCGGCAGCGCTGCGTATCGTTGGTATGTCGCGATCTTCCTGACTGTCGCGTCCACGATGTCGGTGATCGACCGGCAGGTGCTGGCGCTGATGATCGGCCCGGTGAAGCGCGATCTGGGCGTCAGCGATTCGATGATGGGGCTGCTCGGCGGCCTCGCCTTCACGCTCTTCTACACGATCCTGACGCTGCCGATGGCGTGGTGGGCCGATCGCGGATCGCGCCGCCGCATCGTGATCGGCGCGGTCGCCTTCTGGAGCGCGGCGACGATCGCCTGCGGTCTGGCGGCGAGCTACGGCCAGCTCTTCTTCGCGCGGATGTGCGTGGGGGTGGGCGAGGCGGCGCTCATCCCGACATCGGTCTCGCTGCTCGCCGATTATTTCGACCGCAAGCGGCTGCCGATGGCGCTCGGCCTGTTCGCGGCGGCGCCGCTGCTGGGCGTCGGCATCGCCAACATGGCGGGCGGGCTGGTGGTCGATCGGCTGGAGGCGATGGGCCGGGTGGCGCTGCCGCTGATCGGCACCGTGCAGCCGTGGCAGGCGATGTTCGTGATGGTCGGCGTGCCGGGCATCGTGCTGGCGCTCATCGGCTTCTCCGTCGCGGAGCCGCCGCGCACTGGGCAGGCGGTGCAGGGCGAGGGCGGCATTCCGATGCGCGCGGTGCTCGATCTGCTGCGCCGGCGTGGCGCGTTCCTGGCGCTGATGTTCATCGCCTACACCGCGCTCGCCATGCAGGGCTGGGGGCTGTTCTTCTGGATCGTCGAGCTGCTGGTCCGCGACCATCACGTCTCCCGCGCGACGGCGGGCTTCGATTTCGGCATCCTCGCGCTGGTGATGGGTGGGGCGGGGAGCTGGATCGCCGGGCTGCTCTCCGGCCGGATGATGCGCGCCGGGCGGCCGGATGCGACGCTGCGGCTCGTGCTCGTCGCTTCGCTGGCGCTGATCCCGCTCGGTATCGCGGCGCCGCTGGTGCCGGGCTACGGCCTCGCGCTGCTGCTGTTCGCGGGCGCCACCTTCTTCATGGGCTGGCCCAATGGGCTGGGCAATTCGGCGCTCGCCTCGGTCGTCCCGAACGAGCTGCGCGGGCGGATCATCGCGCTCTATCTCGTCGTCGTGAACTTCCTGAGCTTCACGCTCGGGCCTTTGCTCGGCGGGCTGATCGGCGACCATGTCTTCGCCGGCCGGTCGCTGGGGCTGACGCTCGCGACGATGGCGGCGGTCAACTATCCCATTGGTGCGGTCTGCATCTGGCTCAGCCTCGGGCATTTTCGCCGGGCGCTGGACGAAGCGGCGGCCTGGCGCGAAGAACAGGCGTAG
- a CDS encoding AMP-binding protein: protein MSLAAAERARTTADAMAVVDDRQELSWAALDPILNRGTNALLAFPFAPTRRIAVFAHNAVETLLAYLCGLHAGVSSVPANFHLTPPELAYILTDSDAEILFVGPETAAVGLAAAKEAGVARVVGWRCPPTEGLQSWDDWLASASADEPPTDMPPRPYLHYTSGTTGRPKGTETPPNMLPQADDVAGLFAALRQAVEEGASGAGVVVGPLYHTGPLGAARQLGGGKPQVVLSRFDAEALLAAIDRWKIGTSVMVPTHFQRLLALPEEVRGRYDVSSLTMIAHTGAACPPEVKRAMIAWFGPVLSEAYGGTESGTTNLITSEEWLAKPGSVGKAVPPFEVVVIAEDGTRLGIGEAGQLYFRDTNGRGVIYHKDPEKTASVHIEPGVFTLGDVGYVDADGYVFITDRVSDMIVSGGVNIYPAEIEQVLIEHPDIEDVAVIGVPNKDMGEEVKALVVLRNGHQPAAADLAGFCRERLAGYKCPRTYDFVPDVGRNAMGKVNKRQLRKPYWPSDRTIGG from the coding sequence GTGTCACTGGCAGCGGCGGAACGGGCACGGACGACGGCGGACGCCATGGCGGTGGTCGACGATCGCCAGGAGCTGAGCTGGGCGGCGCTGGATCCGATCCTCAATCGCGGCACCAACGCGCTGCTCGCCTTTCCCTTCGCGCCGACGCGCCGCATCGCGGTGTTCGCGCACAATGCGGTCGAGACCCTGCTCGCCTATCTGTGCGGGCTGCATGCCGGCGTCTCCAGCGTGCCGGCCAATTTCCACCTGACCCCGCCGGAACTCGCCTACATCCTGACGGACAGCGACGCCGAGATCCTGTTCGTCGGGCCGGAGACGGCTGCCGTCGGCCTCGCCGCCGCGAAGGAAGCGGGTGTCGCCAGGGTCGTCGGCTGGCGCTGCCCGCCGACCGAGGGGCTGCAATCGTGGGACGACTGGCTCGCCTCTGCCAGCGCGGACGAGCCGCCGACCGACATGCCGCCCAGGCCCTATCTCCACTATACGTCGGGCACCACGGGCAGGCCCAAGGGCACCGAGACGCCGCCCAACATGCTGCCGCAGGCGGACGATGTCGCCGGCCTTTTCGCGGCGCTGCGGCAGGCGGTGGAGGAGGGGGCGAGCGGCGCGGGCGTCGTCGTCGGCCCGCTCTACCACACCGGCCCGCTCGGCGCCGCGCGCCAGCTTGGCGGGGGAAAGCCGCAGGTCGTGCTGTCGCGCTTCGATGCCGAAGCGTTGCTCGCCGCGATCGATCGCTGGAAGATCGGCACCAGCGTGATGGTGCCCACCCACTTCCAGCGCCTGCTCGCGCTGCCCGAGGAGGTGCGCGGCCGTTACGACGTCTCCAGCCTCACCATGATTGCGCACACCGGCGCGGCCTGCCCGCCCGAGGTGAAGCGTGCCATGATCGCCTGGTTCGGCCCGGTGCTGTCCGAGGCGTATGGCGGCACCGAGAGCGGCACCACCAACCTGATCACGTCGGAGGAATGGCTCGCCAAGCCCGGATCGGTCGGCAAGGCGGTGCCCCCATTCGAGGTGGTGGTGATCGCCGAGGACGGCACGCGGCTCGGCATCGGCGAGGCTGGGCAGCTCTATTTCCGCGACACCAACGGGCGCGGCGTGATCTACCACAAGGATCCGGAAAAGACCGCCAGCGTCCATATCGAGCCGGGCGTCTTCACGCTGGGCGACGTCGGCTATGTCGATGCAGACGGCTATGTCTTCATCACCGATCGCGTGTCCGACATGATCGTGTCGGGCGGGGTCAACATCTACCCGGCCGAGATCGAGCAGGTGCTGATCGAGCATCCCGACATCGAGGATGTCGCGGTGATCGGCGTGCCCAACAAGGACATGGGCGAGGAGGTGAAGGCGCTCGTCGTGCTGCGCAACGGGCACCAGCCTGCCGCCGCCGACCTCGCCGGTTTCTGCCGCGAACGGCTCGCCGGGTACAAATGCCCGCGCACCTACGATTTCGTGCCCGACGTCGGACGCAACGCCATGGGCAAGGTCAACAAGCGCCAGCTGCGCAAGCCCTATTGGCCGTCCGATCGCACGATCGGCGGCTGA
- a CDS encoding SDR family NAD(P)-dependent oxidoreductase, with protein sequence MKLEGRRAVVLGAAGKDNMGQVIAQRLVDEGAQVVVSGRKPEYLDEFVAKNPGKAFSALCDITDKAANDALAAAAVKHMGGVDIAVNATGWGFLKPFLETTAEELQKIGDLQFKGPFLFFQSMIEAMKDGGSLIQISSATATIMLNDHAAYMGTKAGTDHVIRCIANEFGDRGIKANSISPGLTETPMTAASASTPGVWEAFLPGYPLGRIGTSDDIAAAVVWLSSDECFMTGQNLQVNGGLTLRRNPWKSEITASVMAHMKAAE encoded by the coding sequence ATGAAACTCGAAGGCAGGAGGGCGGTCGTGCTCGGCGCCGCCGGCAAGGACAATATGGGCCAGGTGATCGCCCAGCGCCTCGTCGACGAGGGCGCGCAGGTGGTGGTGTCGGGCCGCAAGCCCGAATATCTGGACGAGTTCGTCGCGAAGAACCCCGGCAAGGCCTTCTCCGCGCTCTGCGACATCACCGACAAGGCCGCGAACGACGCGCTCGCCGCCGCCGCCGTGAAGCATATGGGCGGCGTCGACATTGCGGTGAACGCCACCGGCTGGGGCTTCCTCAAGCCCTTCCTGGAGACCACGGCCGAGGAATTGCAGAAGATCGGCGACCTCCAGTTCAAGGGGCCGTTCCTGTTCTTCCAGTCGATGATCGAGGCGATGAAGGACGGTGGCTCGCTGATCCAGATCTCGTCGGCGACGGCGACGATCATGCTCAACGACCACGCCGCCTATATGGGCACCAAGGCGGGCACCGATCACGTCATCCGCTGCATCGCCAACGAGTTCGGCGATCGGGGGATCAAGGCCAACTCGATCTCTCCCGGCCTCACCGAGACGCCGATGACCGCCGCCAGCGCCTCGACGCCGGGCGTGTGGGAGGCGTTCCTGCCCGGCTATCCGCTCGGCCGCATCGGCACTTCGGACGATATCGCCGCCGCCGTGGTGTGGCTGTCCTCCGACGAATGCTTCATGACCGGCCAGAATTTGCAGGTGAACGGCGGCCTGACGCTGCGCCGCAATCCCTGGAAGTCCGAGATCACGGCATCGGTGATGGCGCATATGAAGGCCGCCGAATGA
- a CDS encoding VOC family protein gives MSDPAASLAALGPIMQLSYCPRDYDAALRYWIGMGAGPFFELHHVQLENIRFRGEPSDIDFSMALGYLGDIQIELIRQHNDAPSMYTEWLAAGREGVQHMCVLVDDIAEARRRVVAIGGTVLQEGELPGGAGAVIYVDTGGGPGTVMEYLQIGQAGRDGFAMMREAHRNWDGTDPIRGRN, from the coding sequence ATGAGCGATCCGGCGGCCAGCCTCGCGGCGCTCGGGCCGATCATGCAGCTGAGCTACTGCCCGCGCGATTACGATGCGGCGCTCCGCTACTGGATCGGCATGGGGGCGGGGCCGTTCTTCGAGTTGCATCACGTTCAACTCGAGAACATCAGGTTCCGGGGGGAGCCGAGCGACATCGATTTCTCGATGGCGCTCGGCTATCTCGGCGACATCCAGATCGAGCTGATCCGCCAGCATAACGACGCGCCCTCCATGTACACCGAATGGCTCGCCGCGGGGCGCGAGGGCGTGCAGCATATGTGCGTGCTGGTCGACGACATCGCGGAGGCGCGCCGGCGCGTCGTCGCGATCGGCGGCACCGTGCTGCAGGAGGGCGAGCTGCCCGGTGGCGCGGGCGCGGTGATCTATGTCGATACCGGCGGCGGCCCCGGCACCGTGATGGAATATCTCCAGATCGGGCAGGCGGGCCGCGACGGCTTCGCGATGATGCGCGAGGCGCATCGCAACTGGGACGGGACGGACCCGATCCGGGGGAGGAACTGA
- a CDS encoding ThuA domain-containing protein, with protein MADRKPDQRRIDCVLIAGGKYHDIDFARLELLKLLAEDERIRTRVFEDFEAVDAIAKADLVISYTCDVTPSLKAQEALRAYVAGGGRYYALHGTNSILRFLENGKVDAPDWAPHFMETLGSRFSSHPPIGPYTVDVADKGHRLVEGLSSFEVVDELYLSRPTAETHVLLDTEFGGETAGFVDDQWAHGRHPVFYIRRIGEGAVLYLTLGHCRGHYDLEPVSDWWPEVDRCGWQQPIFYDLLRRGIGWACEPAIARMTA; from the coding sequence ATGGCCGATCGTAAGCCGGACCAGCGCCGTATCGACTGCGTGCTGATCGCCGGCGGCAAATATCACGACATCGATTTCGCGCGGCTGGAGCTGCTCAAGCTGCTGGCCGAGGACGAGCGCATCCGCACCCGCGTGTTTGAGGATTTCGAGGCGGTGGACGCGATCGCGAAGGCCGATCTCGTGATCAGCTACACCTGCGACGTGACGCCGAGCCTGAAGGCGCAGGAGGCGCTGCGCGCTTATGTCGCGGGTGGCGGACGCTACTACGCGCTGCACGGCACCAATTCGATCCTGCGCTTCCTCGAAAACGGCAAGGTCGACGCGCCGGATTGGGCGCCGCATTTCATGGAGACGCTGGGTTCGCGCTTCAGCTCGCACCCGCCGATCGGCCCCTATACGGTGGACGTCGCTGACAAGGGCCACAGGCTGGTCGAGGGACTGTCCTCGTTCGAGGTGGTAGACGAGCTGTATCTCAGCCGCCCGACCGCCGAGACGCATGTGCTGCTCGACACCGAATTCGGCGGCGAGACGGCGGGCTTCGTCGACGATCAATGGGCGCATGGCCGTCACCCGGTCTTCTACATCCGCAGGATCGGCGAGGGCGCGGTGCTCTACCTCACGCTCGGCCATTGCCGGGGCCATTACGATCTGGAGCCGGTGAGCGACTGGTGGCCGGAGGTCGATCGCTGCGGCTGGCAGCAGCCGATCTTCTACGATCTGCTCCGGCGCGGCATCGGCTGGGCCTGCGAGCCGGCGATCGCGCGGATGACGGCATAA
- a CDS encoding SDR family NAD(P)-dependent oxidoreductase, which produces MELGLKGKKVILTGGSRGLGRAALEIFADEGCDIAFFSRSADQVAETKASLEKRGHKVIGDALDMAGDGYLEWLEKAATALGGCDIFIPNVSSSGAGGTGDWDMTYRYDIRGTVDGCTAMLPWLEKSDAPAVTLMSSTAAIETFIQPAAFNALKAALITYGSQLSQAWGPKGIRVNTVSPGPIWFPGGNWSKIKEGMPDFYAATEAQMAMGRFGNAEEVARTVVFVSSPASSYTTGTNIVIDGGYTKRVQF; this is translated from the coding sequence ATGGAACTGGGACTGAAGGGCAAGAAGGTCATCCTCACCGGCGGCAGCCGCGGCCTCGGCCGCGCGGCGCTGGAAATCTTCGCGGACGAAGGCTGCGACATCGCCTTCTTCTCGCGCAGCGCCGATCAGGTGGCGGAAACGAAGGCGTCGCTGGAAAAGCGCGGCCACAAGGTGATCGGCGACGCGCTCGACATGGCGGGCGACGGCTATCTCGAATGGCTGGAGAAGGCGGCGACCGCGCTCGGCGGGTGCGACATCTTCATTCCCAACGTCAGTTCGTCCGGCGCGGGCGGCACCGGCGACTGGGACATGACCTATCGCTACGACATTCGCGGCACGGTCGACGGTTGCACCGCGATGCTGCCCTGGCTGGAAAAGTCGGACGCGCCGGCGGTGACGCTGATGTCCAGCACGGCGGCGATCGAGACGTTCATCCAGCCCGCTGCGTTCAACGCGCTCAAGGCGGCGCTGATCACCTATGGCAGCCAGCTCAGCCAGGCGTGGGGTCCGAAGGGTATCCGCGTGAACACCGTCTCGCCCGGCCCGATCTGGTTTCCCGGCGGCAACTGGTCGAAGATCAAGGAAGGGATGCCGGACTTCTACGCCGCGACCGAGGCGCAGATGGCGATGGGTCGCTTCGGCAATGCCGAGGAAGTGGCGCGCACCGTGGTGTTCGTCTCCAGCCCGGCCTCGTCCTACACGACCGGCACCAACATCGTGATCGACGGCGGCTACACCAAGCGCGTGCAGTTCTGA